Below is a genomic region from Triticum dicoccoides isolate Atlit2015 ecotype Zavitan chromosome 5A, WEW_v2.0, whole genome shotgun sequence.
cactctcccctctcgttgctatgcatcaccatgatcttgcgtgtgcgtagggaaaattttgaaattactacgttacccaacatgcgaactgccattgcctcctccaacccacACGGGACGACTCCCCAGTCGACGGATCCGGACTGGTCAGAGTCTGATCCGCCGCCTGCCATGGCGGAGAAGGTCGCAAACCGCTGGAGGTGAGCTCGGGTGACGgaggggagtggagtgaagtggctagggtttggtccggcaAGAGGTTGGGACGAATATAAgtggggtcgggtgggccagcatgggccaggtccgacgtggcgggcgtgcccgggcgcccccatatctgccccatatttgggctggatatggggggtgccggtcagcccgggcgtttgaggacCATTTGAGGGGCCTGTCTGGGTCCAAATTTTGTGACTGGGCAGCGATCGGGCGGCCTGCCCAGGCGTTTGAGACGGGTTTGaggggtccggttgtagatgctcttacgaAGCTGCCAGTATGGCTCTGTGCATCACTCACATGGGTCGATGGTTCAACCTTTTTTCGAAAAAATTAAGCCCCCAGACATAATAAAATTTACATCGAGGTGGCGAGATCACCAACTACAATTGCCGCGTCAGAACGAGCCATACCTTGTTGATGATGGCTAGAAAGTCTTCGTGTACGTGCCCCTAACGACAAACATCCTGAAGCCGTAGTTGTCACTGTTGAACCCTTCAGTCGATCTGAAGTGTCTGACATCATATCTTATCACCGCGCACAAACAACGATAGACCCTAACCTTTCAGATGGCAAGAATATACGTGGGAGCTTCGTCGATTCCGCCCAACGAACAAATTAGAGGAGGATTGAAACCCGAAAGACCAACTCGAAGATGAGGTGTCGCCATCCGTCTGAGCGCCGCCCTTGCTGAAAAACATCCTAGCATAAGCTACTAGCCAGGGACGAGGCACCGAGATTCTACCCTCCTCCACCAGTCGACGAAGTGGCAGGCAGAGGGGAGGATAATCCAAGGGCTGGCCGGTGGAGATTGGAGTGGAGGAGAACTTTGTCCTACAGGGAAAGGAAAAGTCGTGTCATTAAGCGGTAGGTGAAGGGGAGGAGAATCCATGGCTGTGCGGTGGAGCTTGGAGGGGAGGAGAACTTTGCTTATAGGGAAAGAAAAAATGTATCGTTTTGCTATTTCTAAGTCTAAGTCTACATAAAAAAACATATTATGGTTTCGCAAAGGGTTCTCGGATCTATCGACCAATCTATGGTACAAACACTCCTAAAAGTAAGGAGTAAAGAAATTATATCGAGATATCTAGACCGATCTTGTTTTTTCTCTCAAACAAGCCGATGGCGCACCACCTTTATTATCTCTCCATTGCTTGAGTCAGTGTTAGTCATTGTTGACCATAGACATTAGGTCATCCAGTCCAGAATCCTACCAGATCAACGTCATGGAAATAACACCTCAAAGTTGTCTTCACTGCAAGATACACATATCCAAGATCACAACCTTCAAAAAAGAAGTGTATGCTAAAATCCCCCAAGCGGGAAAAACTAACACTCAATCAAGTGGATCGAGGCCTCCCCACACTCCAACATTGATGGAGATTGGGGGTATGGGGTGGGGGACTTTTCAACAAAGGGGTGGCGGTGCTAGGGTTCAGAGAGGAGAGAACTTGTTTACGCGAACAAACCTCGTTTAAGACTCCTTATTTCAAACATCAGATTTTTGCAACTACAAAAGTATGGTAAAATAACGATCAATGATTGTCAATAACAAGGGCCTCTTTGGTTTGCATGATTTGTAAAACGCGGGAACATGACAAATATAGTGGTAGGTCCACTTCAATACTACATGATTAGTGGGTTGTTCGATTTGTATGGAGGAAAAATGTAGGATTCTTCGCATGAGGCTGGAGTGGATAAAAAAATCCCATGAAAACTATTAAAAATAAATAGTAATAAAAGTAAAAATGGAGTAATCCTATGAATCAACCTAAAGTCTAAAAAGCGGCCGGCCACTAACTGACCGAAACGGGCGGCCGGCTCGTGGCCGTTCGATCGCGCGAGCGATCGCTCCCAGATCCGCCAGGTGCCACCTGGTCTGGATTGGTCGCGCACCACGGTCGTGGGAGGTTTTGTCCGCATCCGGACGTGGGAGGCCCACCTGTAAGTGGTAGAGGAGAGAGTAGTGGGGGTCGTGGGCGGCGGTTTTCGAAATCTGCGCCTGAAATCCCTCGCCGCAGTGTGCTCTCTCTCCCGTCCTTccttcatcgtcttcctcctcgccatcctCTCCACCGAATGGGGCGTGGCGGGCGGAGTGCTCAGATTTGACGGCGGCTTGCGGGTGGTTCTCCTCGCCGGGGAATCGCTGGTGCTCCTCGCCGCCGGAGGTATGCTCTCCCTCCACTTCTACGTGCTTCTCCTCCCTTTCTCTATCTCGCGGGGCGCAGATGGTGCCGAAATGCGAGGGGAATGCTCTCTAGGGTTCGGGAACGGCGCGAACTACCCCCGCTTATCTTCGATTTTGGTCACGTTGAGTTCCGTTCTCCCATCTCGTAGCACGCGCCCAACGGTGGTCGGGATCTACAAGGTGGCCTGAAATCCCTCGCCACAGCGAGTTCTCTCCCCATTatgtcttcgtcttcctcctcgccatcctCTCCACCGAACGGGGCGTCGCGGCGGAGTGCTCAGGTTGGCGACGGCTTGCGGGTGGTTCTCCTCGCGGGGGAATCGTTGGAGGCGTAGTTCACGGCACGGGGGTGGTCATACAATCATGGGGGATTGTATGACTTCTTTTTGCTACAGAGTTTTTCTTaccttttccctttttgttttgttGCAATGATCTGTAGGTTTCCGTTTCGCAAGGAGCTCTTTCAGATTTTTCTGCACATAATTGGATGCTACATTTGAGAAGGAAAATCCaggtgaaagaagaaagaagaaagaagaattggAGGACAGATTATAGTTATATGTTTTTCATCGCCGTTTATGTTTCTAGATCTGGTATATTTGAACATATTAATATGGTTTGCAATAGGTGTGGGACCAGAATATATGTGTGGGACAAGATTTGTGTGTGAATATGTTAATATGGTTTGTGGCTTCATTAGCCATGGACAAAagttcctatgtttttcctgttGCACTACAGATTTCTGGTTTTCGCTAGAATAGACGTCTCAATTTCCAGGATTTCCACTTGGCCAGCATACATATTCAGTTGGACATTCAATGCTTTtagttggctagaatagatgtctcagCTGGCCAGGTTGCATTTTTTCAGTTTTTGTGGCCAACATGCATGTTCAGTTGGACAGTTAATGCATtcagttggctagaatagatgtcttAGTTGCCTAGAATAGATGTCTTAGTTGGTCATCAGTTTTTGGCCAACATGCATGTTTAGTTggccagaaaacatgttttttatttTCACATATACTACATTTTTTCCAAAGTGTTCACTCAGAAACATGTATTGCCAGAtatatgtttagttggcaggatacATGTTTAGTTGGCCAGGATACATGTTCAGTTGGCTGGGATGCATGTTTAGTTGCACATTTATGAATTTTTCGTTGCACATGTTCAACAAAAGCATTGGGCAGTCAATTTTTTGTTCATTTTGCAAATAATAACTAGAAGTTGGCttttaatcatgttttaattggccagATAACTCGTTTTTAGTTGGCTTGTTTTAACACATCAGGTGGTAGTTTTTGGCATGTTTAACACATCCAGCATGTTTAACATCTGGTGTGATGTGCCAGATTCACCTCTTTTTTGAAGCAGATTCTCCATGGATCCATGGAGAAGGGGGAAGTGAAGAGGTGCAGAGGGGGCTTACCTGCTCGATCTTACTGCCTGGTAtggctagaatagatgtctcagCTGGCCAGGTTGCATTTTTTCAGTTTTTGTGGCCAACATGCATGTTCAGTTGGACAGTTAATGCATTCACAATAGGGTGATGTTTCAGATCTACTCTTTTTTTGAAGCAGATTCTCCATGGATTTTGCTGATGGATCCATGGGGGAGGGTGTTTTTATAGATGCAGTACAAGAAAGGGAAGAACTGAAGAGGGGTAGAGAGGAAGTACTTGCCTGATGTTTGTTGCCTGGTATGGGTCTGATCACCCTGCCTTTTAGATCAATTTGTTGAAGCAGATTCATCTATCTTTCTGCTCCCATGGCGGCTatacaggaggaggaagaaggagttttGGATCCCTTTCTTTCGTGcaggtcaagaaagaagaagaaggcaaCATGGGGCGTGGGAGGCGTTGGGGTAGGTACGGGGGGCGTGGGGACGCTGCGTACATACGCTGGGGCGTGAGGACGAGCGGGCGTGGGAGGCGTGGGAGCATGGGATACGGGACCTATTGGGACTGGCCGCTCAATCGGGTTTGGTGGCAGCCTGTCCCCTTCCTTTTCTGTACCGCGGGGGGACAGGGCTTACCGTTTTGGGCCGGCCGCTCGATCGCACTAGTGGGCAGCCGGCCGCCCACTAGACGTGTCCATGAATCAAACAACCGACGCAGGAAAAAACCCTAAGAACTAGAACTATCTAGAATTCCTCTGGGACCCTCTGTTGGCTAGCATCTTCTTTTTTTGCAAGTGCTGAAGTGCATATATACTGGACTAGAGTAGAGCGAAAGTAGGAAACACGGCTTAGGGCGCGCTTGGATTGGCTGTATttattgagcaatgctacatctacAAAAAGGTTCCTACGTACCTTCGTGTAGGATGATTTGGCAGTCTTTAATTGGGCTTTAGTTGGTGGAAAAGAAAATTTAGGTAGGTTACATAGCAACCTTACGTAGGCCTAGCATTTTTGGTATTTAAATACACCGGTATTTAATTTACATGTGTAATTTACCAAGCTGCGAAGGAGTTTCGGCTGGAAATGAAACGGCCGACGGAGGTCCGTATATTTTCTACAAGGGTATTTGAGTGGAAACGACAATCCAATTATGCCCTTTGGCTGAAATGCCCATACGGTAGACAACCACAAATCAATGGCTCGACGGAAGGGAATGGGCACGCCTGCAGTGCACTGAACCTCCCCCATTATGCTTTTTCGCAAGAAAAAAAACATAATGGGGAGGTGCAGTGCAAGCTCCCCCATTATACGGTACGGAGTAGTATTTAGGCTCTCAATTATCAGCACAGATGGTACAAGTGCAAGTACATGTACAACTTGCAGTTGGTTGGGGGCTAGCTAGCCAGTAGAACTAATCTTGGCGCTtgtgcaaaacaaaacaaaacaaacgtAGTACAACTAAATACTGGCATATGAACTATATTTGGTTAGGTTGAGATTGCCAAAGACAGATAATAATGGGCTATAGCTTATTGCGACGTGCATGCAGCTTGCAAGAAAACGAAGGTTGACATTCAATTCTCAGTTCCCCGTACGAAATGCGGATCAATGTCGAAATCAGAAGTAGAAGCCCAAGAAAACAGAGGGTTAAACCCTAAGGTGCAGCCAAGGTTAATGCAGATCTAGCCATGAACCTTGCAGGATGCAGGCAATCTGGTAAAAGGGCGTACACATTCTCTCTGATcagtacggcggcggcggcggcggtggcggttggtGCGGCGCGCGAGCAGCAAGCGGCCACATCACTTCTTGCGGCTGCGGGTGGCAGGCGTAGACAGGCACGCCACAAGGTTCCACGGGCTGTGCTGCCGACGGGGTCAAGTGCGGTGCCTGCCGCCGTTGGTGACGCTGCTCTTGCGGCTCCGGCTGGTGCTGACGGGCGCGGTGTTCATCCGCGTCCGCGCTGCCGCAGAGCGACACGGAGACGGGCATCGGCGCGTCGTCGTCGGCGGGGAGGCGGTGGAAGGTGGGGTTCGtgaaggcggcggcgacgacgacgattgTTGTCGCGGCGTAGAGCGGGCCCACGACTGCGCCGCCGACGATCTGGCCGTGCGGGCCGGCGAGCGAGATGGAGAGCCCGGCAGCGACGGCCGCGGCCTGGGGCGCCACGGCGGCCATGGCCGGGGGCAGGAAGGTGGCGGAGATGGAGAGGATCTCGAACCGGCCCTGGAAGACGACGACGGCCGGGGCAGCACCGGGCGCCGTGGGGCAGGGGTGGCGGAGCGAGACGTTGCCGACGGCGCCGGTGCCCGCGAGCACGCAGATCCCGAGGTTGCGGCGGCTCGCGAAGCGCGCCAGCGCCTCGGCGACGTCGCGGCCCCCGGGGATCTCGATCACGTGCGGCCGCATCGCCGCCGCGGGCTCCGCCTCCCGCGTGATCACCACGGGCGGCTTCGGCTTGTTCTTGGACCCCGGCGGCCGCCCCCTCCGCTTCTTGGCCACCTCGATGCTCGACCCGTCGCCAACGCCGCCGCCTGAAACGAGCTGGGAGCCGGCCGCACTGCCCCCGGGCTCCTTCATCTCGGCGGTACCCCGGCTGTCCACCTCATCAGAGAAGCactccagctgctgctgctgctggtcacCGTGGCCGGCATGGCGGTGGTGCATCGGCGGCGGCGTCGCGAACCGTGTGGCCGGCGCGTCCTTGCGCTCCTGGTACATGCCCTCCTTGCTCATGTCCGCCTTGCCGAAGGACATGGAGAAAGGAAGCTCACGTGGTCGCGAATGATGAGCGTAGCAGTAGAAGCTTGCAAGATGCGGCTGCTAGAGAGAGCAATGGGTCACGAGCAAGTTGGGCGATGCTAGTCGTGGGTGTTCTCTGGAGTTGGGAGCGGGATGGAGCTAGCGGTCGTCGATAAGAAAGTGATATGGGGGTGGTGGGCGCGGAGAAGAGATCAAAGGTAGCAGGCTAGCTAGCTGCAGTAGGAACAGGACAGGATGAGCCTGAGCAGCGGAGGCGGTGCCACACTGCCACCGTTGGCGAGATGGACTGGGGCTCTGGGGCTCTGGGAGGGTATCCCTTTTATCCTTTTGTCTTTTCCACACCGGTGTCCATTTTTTTTGGGCGTGCCGATCCACTGCCTAGCCTGAGAGagcaaggccagatcccagatgatCACAATTTGAATTCGCAGTAAAAATATCAGGTGCGATTTTGTAGCTAGCTATTTTAGTCTTCCCTGTTTATACGAGAGTATGTCTTCTTCATGGTGGTATACATAATTTGATTCAGAAGCCAGGGTTATTCTCCTTTAAAAATTATATTTCTTATTTCCTCTGCATCTAAATATAAGACGGTTTTGCAGTTTAAATAACTTTATTTTAATACAGATGGAGCATAAATTAAATCTGACACATATTAAGGCAAGAGAGGCTAGGCAGGTCGGGCAATGCATGCAAACTCTCTTGCGATCATGCTGGAAAGTAAAACGCGGTGCAAACCATGATAGGTGTTGGTATATATCAATCAATCTGTTGATGGATGGTTGATTCATGCATACAGACATACATATATATCTTGTCTTGGATCATCTGACCATGAGTACTTCCACATTTCATCCATACCCATATTAACTGTCAATGGTTGTTGTGGCGCCATTGCCTTGGACGTTGTTGCCCAGCCGGTCAACGCCCTCTCTGGACACCATGGACGACGACTCGCTCCCAGGCTCAACCCCAACCATGAAGCACTGGTCTGCACCCATTTGCATCTGCATCTGCATCATCTGTTGTTGTTGGTAGGACACCATTGGGTTGCCGCCCATCATCTCGTGGTGGGGGTTGTTCACCATGGGGAGCACCAAGCTGCCCGTCATCGCCAAGCCGACTCTGGCGGCATGCAATTGGTACGAAGAATCTTCAGACAGAAACAACGGAGGCGCCAGCGACAACGATGCGCCGTAGTCCATGGGAGGCGGGAACGTACATGAGTTGAGGGAGCCCTGTTGCTGCTCTCCTCCTATGAACATGGGCATGTGCATGGCGTACGACGGGGTCACCACCTTCTTGACTCCAATGTTCTTATGGAAGATTTTGCAAACCACACGCTCCTTCTACCAACATACATAAATTAAATCAGTGCAAATCAACTATGGCCAATAGCTAGGTACATGCAGGCGTGTTCATGATTCATATGCATTACTACTCTAGGTTTAAATACCTTGGAAGATGCATTAATGGCGGCAGCTTTGGCGATGGCGGTAGATGGGCCATATGCAGGCTGCTTGCTGATCTCAAGCCTGTActcgtgcatgacccagttggtctTCTCCCCCCTAGGCGCCCTGCCCTTATAGAACACGAGCGTCTTCTTCATGCCGATGAGAGTGGGCAGTGGGTGGAAGATCTCCTTGTCCTTGCCAGTGGCCTTCCAGTAGCCGGCTTTCGTGGCCCGGTTGGTCTGTATCCCCGTGGGATACTTGCGGTCCTTCTGACAGTAGAAGTaccactcctcccccatctttgccTTCTTGGGGAGGTCATACGGGTCGTTCTTATTCAGATCCACCTCCGCGATCGCTATCGCGGTGAAGGTTGGGTTGAGCACCTTGGGGACCAGGTACGAGGTGATGATCTCCTCATCGGTAGGGTGGAACCTGAACCCCGAAGGGAGCTCTAGTtggtgttggtgttgttgttgaacTTGAAGGTGGTCTGCCATGGCGAAGGCTCTTTAGGCAATGGATTCTGGGGTGGCACAAATATGGGAGGCGGTCATAGAGATGTAAACAACTATTGACGAAATACAATGAGCTTGGAATACAGGAGGGGGCGCTTAAATATAAGACAATGCGTGTATCGGCAAGGTACTTGCCAAAGAAGCCTTAACACTTTATGACCTTTGTTTAATTTGGTTCCTACCGGTAGTGGATGGATAAAGATAGCTTCATTGTCTTTACAACTTGGCTCTCCTTATCCTACTATGGGGGCCACGCCCTGGTGGTGACAGGTGATCAGTTTCTCGAACTTCTCTAAGCCATCGCCATGCCAGGTCGCACATTCAGTTTTGTTCTTATTCTTCTTAACGTGTGCATATTTTGTCCTCATACTACCTACCTGCTCGTCCCGTTTGCATGCttatgttgttgttgccttgttttgTGATGCAAAAGCAAACACACACCCACATTTGTCTCACCAACTATGTGCACAATATATAGCTAGCAACATTGTTGTTATCTATGACATTTGATCAATCGAGTTAAATCTACCTATATGTACTACACATTCTTTTTTTGTGGGGATGTACTATACATTCCACCCCCATGCATTTACCATATACTATAGCCGACCCCTGTGTGTTTACACAAAAAACCATGTGTGCATTTCTAGAGTCTCCGGACATTAGATGAACTAGATGACCCATAGCTTTGACGATATATGATTATGTTCATACTATATGTGTATTCACCTTGATGATGATCATTGCCCATAGCTTTTTTCGGCGACACATAAGTTGTTTGGTTGAGTAGGCTAATGGACTATGAGATTTTTTTGATACTCTGGCCTTTCCTCATCTTGTAATTGCGACGGAAAAAAACAATCGAGATGTTAAGTGAAACATTTGAAGGATGTTTCTAGCGAATCGCCTGCAAGTGATTATATTCGTATTGCATTGTAATTGTCTTGTATACTTACCAATGATAGAAAGCAATGATCGTTGCCCATGTGCTTTATTGACCGACCAAGGCAACCCAACGACCGGATAGATAGAAAGCCCAATCACAACCcacactgttggggatataaccccgtgatatgacccgcccaggaggggccgggtcatattaTTGGAGACTTACAATGGAAGGGCAGTAAGGCCTAAGAAGACCGAAGGCGGCTTATAAGCGGGCTGTTGAAGGCCACGACCCGGAGGCGTCTCAAGACCCGAAGGTGTGAGCCGCATGATGGTAGCTTGCCTAACAAGGCGAGGTAATTTAGAGACATGGTCGGTTACGTTGTGTGATATGAACCGTACTCTTGTAAGCCGCCGGAtcccgacctatgtatataaaggcgagacccaatgacgggttaactcaagaaacaatcgatcgagagctaggtcaagtgtattcgctcccttgtaatcgaaactcaagcaatacaactagaaggATGACGTAGGCATTTACGTCATTgtgaggagtgagggagtcctggattaaggggtcctcggacagccggactatgtactttggccggactgctgtactatgaagatacaagattgaaggcttcgtcccgtgtccgggtgggactctcctttgcgtggaaggcaagcttggcgattcagatatgtagatctccttctctgtaacagactctgtgtaaccctagccccctccggtgtctatataaaccggagggtttagtccgtagaacaacaatcataatcataggctagcctctagggtttagcctctatgatctcgtggtagatcaactattgtaatactcatatcatcaagatcaatcaagcaggaagtagggtattacctccatcgagagggcccgaacctgggtaaacattgtgtcccccgcctcctgttaccatcacccttagacgcacagttcgggaccccctacccgagatccgccggttttaacaccgacattggtgctttcattgagagttccactgtgccgtcacgtaaaggcttgatggctccttcgatcatcggcaacgatgcgatccagggtgaggtttttctccccggactgatcgtcgtattcggtggcttcgtactgcgggccaactcgcttggccatctggagcagatcgagagctacgcccctggctatcaggtcaggtttggaagcttgaactatactgccgacatccgcggagacttgatcttcgacggattcgagcccatgtcaggtgcgccgcacagtcacgac
It encodes:
- the LOC119297455 gene encoding AT-hook motif nuclear-localized protein 17-like, with amino-acid sequence MSFGKADMSKEGMYQERKDAPATRFATPPPMHHRHAGHGDQQQQQLECFSDEVDSRGTAEMKEPGGSAAGSQLVSGGGVGDGSSIEVAKKRRGRPPGSKNKPKPPVVITREAEPAAAMRPHVIEIPGGRDVAEALARFASRRNLGICVLAGTGAVGNVSLRHPCPTAPGAAPAVVVFQGRFEILSISATFLPPAMAAVAPQAAAVAAGLSISLAGPHGQIVGGAVVGPLYAATTIVVVAAAFTNPTFHRLPADDDAPMPVSVSLCGSADADEHRARQHQPEPQEQRHQRRQAPHLTPSAAQPVEPCGVPVYACHPQPQEVMWPLAARAPHQPPPPPPPPY
- the LOC119297456 gene encoding NAC domain-containing protein 92-like isoform X2 codes for the protein MADHLQVQQQHQHQLELPSGFRFHPTDEEIITSYLVPKVLNPTFTAIAIAEVDLNKNDPYDLPKKAKMGEEWYFYCQKDRKYPTGIQTNRATKAGYWKATGKDKEIFHPLPTLIGMKKTLVFYKGRAPRGEKTNWVMHEYRLEISKQPAYGPSTAIAKAAAINASSKERVVCKIFHKNIGVKKVVTPSYAMHMPMFIGGEQQQGSLNSCTFPPPMDYGASLSLAPPLFLSEDSSYQLHAARVGLAMTGSLVLPMVNNPHHEMMGGNPMVSYQQQQMMQMQMQMGADQCFMVGVEPGSESSSMVSREGVDRLGNNVQGNGATTTIDS
- the LOC119297456 gene encoding NAC domain-containing protein 92-like isoform X1, whose translation is MADHLQVQQQHQHQLELPSGFRFHPTDEEIITSYLVPKVLNPTFTAIAIAEVDLNKNDPYDLPKKAKMGEEWYFYCQKDRKYPTGIQTNRATKAGYWKATGKDKEIFHPLPTLIGMKKTLVFYKGRAPRGEKTNWVMHEYRLEISKQPAYGPSTAIAKAAAINASSKKERVVCKIFHKNIGVKKVVTPSYAMHMPMFIGGEQQQGSLNSCTFPPPMDYGASLSLAPPLFLSEDSSYQLHAARVGLAMTGSLVLPMVNNPHHEMMGGNPMVSYQQQQMMQMQMQMGADQCFMVGVEPGSESSSMVSREGVDRLGNNVQGNGATTTIDS